Proteins co-encoded in one Anabas testudineus chromosome 8, fAnaTes1.2, whole genome shotgun sequence genomic window:
- the bud31 gene encoding protein BUD31 homolog: MPKVKRSRKPPPDGWELIEPTLDELDQKMREAETEPHEGKRKVESLWPIFRLHHQRSRYIYDLFYKRKAISRELYEYCIKEGYADKNLIAKWKKQGYENLCCLRCIQTRDTNFGTNCICRVPKSKLEVGRIIECTHCGCRGCSG; encoded by the exons ATGCCCAAAGTAAAAAGGAGTCGAAAACCGCCACCAGACGGCTGGGAGCTTATTGAACCAACTTTGGACGAGCTGGATCAGAAAATGAGAGAAG CTGAGACAGAGCCTCACGAGGGAAAGCGAAAGGTGGAGTCCCTTTGGCCAATTTTCAGGCTGCATCATCAGCGGAGTCGATACATCTATGACCTCTTCTACAAACGGAAAGCCATCAGCAGAG AGCTGTACGAGTACTGTATAAAGGAAGGCTATGCGGACAAAAACCTGATAGCTAAGTGGAAGAAGCAGGGCTATGAGAACCTGTGCTGCCTGCGCTGCATCCAGACACGAGACACCAACTTTGGAACCAACTGCATCTGCAGAGTCCCCAAAAGCAAGCTGGAAGTC gGAAGGATCATTGAATGCACCCACTGTGGATGCAGAGGTTGTTCTGGATAA
- the pdap1b gene encoding pdgfa associated protein 1b produces MPKGGKKGGHKGRMRTYTSPEEIDAQMKAEKERKKQEQEEEEGAAQNDTAEEKLQESGSEDSDDEDSQRKRAGVEGLIEIENPNRVAQKSKKVTQIELDEPKQLSRREREEIEKQKAKERYMKMHLAGKTDQAKADLARLAIIRKQREEAAKKKEEERKAKEAAAAAARGINSLSLK; encoded by the exons ATGCCCAAAGGAG GTAAGAAAGGTGGCCACAAGGGTCGTATGAGGACGTACACCAGCCCAGAGGAGATAGACGCCCAGATGaaggcagagaaggagagaaaaaag caagagcaggaagaggaggagggtgcagcTCAGAAtgacacagcagaggagaagTTACAAGAATCAGGATCAGAGGACAGCGATGATGAAGATTCCCAG aggaagagagcaggTGTGGAAGGCTTGATAGAAATTGAAAACCCCAACAGAGTGGCACAGAAGTCTAAGAAGGTGACGCAGATTGAACTGGATGAGCCCAAGCAGTTATCAAggagagagag GGAGGAGATTGAGAAGCAGAAAGCGAAGGAGCGCTACATGAAGATGCACTTGGCAGGAAAGACAGACCAGGCCAAAGCCGACCTCGCTCGCCTCGCCATCatcaggaaacagagagaggaggcggcaaaaaagaaagaagaagagagaaagg caaaagaagcagcagcagcagcggccaGAGGAATAAACTCCCTCTCCCTGAAATGA